The Mytilus trossulus isolate FHL-02 chromosome 13, PNRI_Mtr1.1.1.hap1, whole genome shotgun sequence genome has a segment encoding these proteins:
- the LOC134694800 gene encoding uncharacterized protein LOC134694800: MNYKSYVVWNNKGGTGKTSLVFQLSAEYARQNPTQKVIVIDMCPQANVSSSLLVNTFSNFPGEKIVSDASKIDTKKKMKSFEPNVCGYLLSRLDRDESVKGTINWNQFLIQASVFNKFVPDNLRLLCGDIYLEVLSKRLEQERQLVPTRYDNPWRRVTLFMKDFIEFISSSNKQVFHMFFIDTNPSFSIYTEMAITGARRVVVPFTQDDFSVSAIKSMLYSVYGFTSEDSERLEGLKESQYFWLADKYGISPPKLHLFINNRATFYGTKAAAAFAAIGNEVSASLLKVYIKSQDIFETATELSSLDLIMDINKFKMRYLTDCCDFQSTIVLSLHNGCPFSQIDPGAHTIYGSPITISKTNLEDCKYAILKIVKLL; encoded by the exons ATGAACTACAAAAGTTATGTTG TGTGGAACAATAAAGGTGGAACAGGGAAAACATCTCTGGTATTCCAATTGTCAGCCGAATACGCCAGACAGAATCCTACACAGAAAGTCATTGTCATCGATATGTGTCCACAGGCAAATGTCTCAAGTTCACTTCTCGTCAATACATTCTCTAACTTTCCAGGCGAGAAAATTGTGTCCGATGCATCAAAGATTGATacgaaaaagaaaatgaaaagtttTGAACCAAATGTATGTGGTTATCTTTTATCAAGACTCGATCGAGACGAAAGCGTGAAGGGAACGATTAATTGGAATCAATTTTTGATACAAGCTAGCGTGTTCAACAAATTCGTCCCGGATAATTTACGTCTCCTTTGCGGTGACATTTATTTAGAGGTTCTTTCGAAAAGACTGGAACAAGAACGACAACTCGTACCAACTCGATATGATAATCCATGGAGAAGAGTTACCTTATTCATGAAGGATTTTATCGAATTCATCAGTTCAAGTAACAAAcaagtttttcatatgtttttcattgacACAAATCCAAGTTTTTCTATTTACACAGAGATGGCAATAACTGGAGCACGTCGCGTGGTCGTTCCTTTCACACAAGATGATTTTTCAGTGTCCGCCATCAAATCGATGCTTTATTCAGTTTACGGCTTTACAAGCGAAGACAGCGAAAGACTAGAAGGTTTGAAAGAATCACAGTATTTTTGGCTTGCAGACAAGTATGGAATATCGCCTCCaaaattgcatttatttataaacaacagAGCGACTTTCTATGGGACGAAAGCAGCTGCCGCATTTGCCGCGATAGGAAACGAAGTGAGCGCTTCCCTGCTTAAGGTTTATATAAAAAGTCAGGACATTTTTGAAACTGCCACGGAGTTATCTTCTCTTGATTTAATCATGGACATTAACAAGTTTAAAATGAGATATCTGACTGATTGCTGTGATTTCCAATCCACCATAGTACTTTCCTTACATAATGGATGCCCATTTTCACAAATTGACCCAGGTGCACATACGATTTACGGGTCACCGATCACAATATCTAAAACTAATTTGGAAGATTGCAAATatgccattttgaaaattgtaaagtTGCTGTAG